From Andrena cerasifolii isolate SP2316 unplaced genomic scaffold, iyAndCera1_principal scaffold0045, whole genome shotgun sequence, the proteins below share one genomic window:
- the LOC143378061 gene encoding LOW QUALITY PROTEIN: facilitated trehalose transporter Tret1-like (The sequence of the model RefSeq protein was modified relative to this genomic sequence to represent the inferred CDS: inserted 1 base in 1 codon), which translates to ELYAARLLAGLALGIFICVLPMYIGEISSPATRGAASSVVGIIYNTGIPVTFIVAPHLSLSLMAGIFLVVNIAFAIACCFMPESPYFLIMRNRVDEAEDVLEKLRGKADVSEELQTMVDSLSKTEKDVVKSGTLKDKFASRVNLRALIIILLFTVMHNFGGFFTILIYGQLIFKSTSNLMSDYSMNIVIGVTQVVXLASGITAAICDLMFGVFFYAEEYLNLNVQMYTWALLLASIILIFTFNCGLVSLQIILMSEISATEVKAMGTCLVGVIGGVLGTIATKFYIWVAINLNYGHSLPFLAFSVVVAACTLILFRITPETKGKTFVEIQRDLNT; encoded by the exons gaattgtacgcggcaagacttctggcagggctagcattaggaatatttatttgcgttctcccaatgtacataggcgagatatcgtcaccagcgacacgtggtgctgcatcatctgtggtaggcattatatacaataccggcattccagtgacgttcatagttgccccgcatctctcgttatctctgatggctggaattttcttggtcgtcaacattgctttcgcaatcgcctgttgctttatgcccgagtcaccgtacttcctgataatgagaaatagagtggacgaagcggaagacgttttggaaaaactaagagggaaagccgacgtttctgaagaattgcaaacgatggttgactccctatcgaaaacagagaaagacgtgGTAAAGAGTGGAACTCTGAAGGACAAGTTTGCATCGCGTGTAAATTTACGTgccctcattattatactgctgtttaccgtgatgcacaatttcggtggtttctttacaattctcatatacggtcagctcatcttcaaatcaaccagcaacttgatgtctgactattcgatgaatattgttatcggtgtaacgcaagtgg ttctcgcgtcgggtattacagcagctatttgtgatctcatgtttggtgttttcttttacgcggaggaatacttgaatttgaacgtacagatgtacacttgggcactacttctagcttccataatattgattttcactttcaattgcggattggtctctttacagatcatcctaatgtcagaaatctctgctaccgaggtcaaagcgatgggcacgtgtctcgtaggtgtaattggtggggtgttaggtactatagcgaccaaattttacatatgggtagctataaatttgaactatggtcactcactaccatttttagcgttctctgtagtcgttgcagcttgcacactaattctgtttcgcattacgccagagacgaaaggtaaaacgttcgtagaaattcaaagagacttaaatacatga
- the LOC143378059 gene encoding uncharacterized protein LOC143378059 — MKSNEEVQGKKGTGEDTGTDPSLESGSSDAEKTIIEATNTVELDKETEIETTNTMSVIEVREKLKQLGLKTAGKIVELRDRLKEYIRKKDDSADEEDSEEDEDSESGNPDSEESENEGHNAKSRVLRRKCEKEKVKKSVIKKPSSFTIKDIEESVSHFTGDDSSSIGRWIQEFEDMGKLLEWNDLQKLIYAKRLLWGSAIQFVITERGIVTWKNLRKRLKNEFKTRVNSAQIHSRLHNRKRLPRETGRQYIYAMREIASEVDIEEDALIEHIIDGIPEKEYNKAFLYQANTLQELKINLEIYDRMKEKAERKMGYGRKEETKGKKEAPVKNKKPRCNTCGSLEHDAQNCPDKGKGPKCFKCNNFGHLANKCTSKEKHSAEKDVVASVNCIYNAKTMYAVKVNVRECSALIDSGSVLSLIKEEKHQEIGAPPLAATPVSITGAGNATTKAVGTFDANIVVNGETYHLRLFVVPTYSIPHDVILGRDFLKEVDMQMRQGVIIQLRKIKDGNQRTAGVALPEIEDKVKVDVEGTAVSEGKICTDLREILFVEKNELEVKDQYRDRIEKLVKEYQPATKVETKVETKIILKDEIPVKARPRRLAPMEKAILTKQVDEWLKDGVIQVSDSEHTSSVVIVTKRDGKKRVCIDFRDLNKQIKRDHFPMPLIEDKIDELRDARVFSVIDLRNGFLHVPVAEESRRYPAFVTHEGQYDFLKTPFGLCISPTSFLRFIDEVFHDLIQRKIVFTYVNDIIIPGENEEDAFNKLVQVLEVAATKGLEQMPISTNAN, encoded by the coding sequence ATGAAGAGTAACGAAGAGGTACAGGGGAaaaagggtacaggtgaagatACAGGAACAGATCCGTCGCTGGAAAGTGGAAGTAGCGATGCTGAAAAAACCATAATCGAGGCTACGAACACGGTAGAACTGGATAAAGAAACGGAAATCGAAACGACGAACACCATGAGTGTAATCGAGGTTCGggagaaattaaaacaattggGACTGAAAACGGCTGGTAAAATAGTAGAATTAAGGGATAGATTGAAAGAATACATAAGGAAGAAGGACGATTCAGCAGACGAAGAAGATTCGGAAGAAGACGAAGATTCCGAAAGTGGAAATCCAGATTCCGAGGAATCAGAGAACGAAGGCCATAATGCAAAATCAAGAGTGCTACGGAGAAAGTGCGAAAAGGAAAAGGTGAAGAAATCAGTGATCAAAAAGCCTAGTTCGTTCACCATAAAGGATATAGAGGAATCAGTATCCCACTTCACAGGTGACGATAGTTCGTCCATAGGGAGATGGATTCAGGAGTTCGAGGACATGGGAAAATTGCTGGAATGGAACGACCTGCAGAAATTGATCTACGCCAAGCGACTGCTATGGGGTTCGGCGATACAATTCGTAATTACGGAAAGAGGCATCGTCACATGGAAGAACTTACGAAAGAGATTGAAGAACGAATTCAAAACTAGGGTAAATAGTGCCCAAATACATTCGCGATTGCACAATCGGAAGAGGCTGCCGCGTGAAACCGGAAGACAGTACATATACGCAATGCGTGAAATCGCCAGTGAAGTTGACATCGAGGAAGACGCGTTGATAGAGCACATCATTGATGGCATACCGGAAAAAGAATACAACAAAGCCTTTTTATATCAAGCGAACACTTTGCAGGAACTCAAGATTAACTTAGAAATATACGATAGGATGAAGGAAAAAGCCGAGCGGAAAATGGGCTACGgcagaaaggaagaaacaaaggGGAAGAAAGAAGCACCAGTCAAAAACAAGAAACCGCGATGCAACACGTGTGGATCACTTGAACACGACGCACAAAACTGTCCAGATAAGGGTAAAGGTCCGAAGTGCTTTAAATGCAATAATTTTGGACATTTAGCGAATAAGTGCACTAGTAAAGAAAAACACAGTGCAGAAAAGGACGTGGTGGCGAGCGTGAACTGTATTTACAACGCTAAGACAATGTACGCAGTAAAGGTGAACGTCAGGGAATGTTCTGCATTAATTGACTCAGGAAGTGTTTTGTCgctaataaaagaagaaaaacatcAAGAAATTGGCGCTCCTCCGCTGGCGGCAACGCCTGTGAGCATCACAGGCGCTGGCAACGCAACGACGAAGGCAGTCGGCACTTTTGATGCCAACATCGTAGTCAACGGCGAAACATACCACCTCAGACTGTTTGTGGTTCCGACATATTCGATTCCGCACGACGTCATTCTAGGACGAGATTTTTTGAAGGAGGTTGACATGCAGATGCGGCAGGGTGTAATAATTCAACTGCGGAAAATCAAGGACGGCAATCAACGGACCGCGGGCGTTGCGCTTCCCGAGATTGAAGATAAGGTCAAGGTAGACGTGGAAGGTACAGCGGTATCTGAAGGTAAAATATGTACGGATCTACGAGAAATTTTGTTTGTTGAGAAAAATGAATTAGAAGTGAAAGATCAGTATAGGGACAGGATAGAGAAATTAGTTAAAGAATATCAACCTGCGACAAAAGTGGAAACAAAGGTAGAGACGAAAATTATACTCAAGGATGAGATTCCGGTTAAAGCAAGACCGCGGCGGTTAGCGCCCATGGAAAAGGCAATACTGACAAAACAAGTCGATGAATGGTTGAAGGACGGGGTTATTCAGGTAAGCGATAGTGAACACACGAGTTCGGTAGTTATAGTAACGAAAAGGGATGGTAAAAAAAGAGTTTGTATAGATTTCAGAGacctaaataaacaaataaagcgTGACCACTTCCCTATGCCACTCATCGAAGATAAAATAGACGAGTTACGAGACGCACGTGTATTTTCAGTAATCGATTTAAGAAACGGATTTTTACACGTACCGGTTGCGGAAGAAAGTAGACGTTACCCTGCATTTGTAACACATGAAGGGCAGTACGATTTTTTGAAGACGCCATTCGGACTGTGTATTAGTCCTACAAGCTTTCTGAGATTTATAGATGAAGTTTTCCACGATCTTATTCAGCGTAAAATAGTTTTCACGTACGTAAATGATATAATAATTCCAGGCGAAAACGAGGAGGACGCATTTAATAAATTAGTACAAGTTTTAGAAGTAGCAGCTACGAAAGGATTAGAACAAATGCCAATTTCTACAAACGCGAATTGA